CACCGAGACGGTGACGTTGTCGGTCTCCTCCGCCTTCACCACGCACTGGCTGATGCCGCGCATCGACAAGCTGCAGAAGCAGTTTCCGCAAGTGGATCTGCGCTTCCAGCTGATCTCCGGCGCGCTGCGCGGGCCGGTGGAGAATGTCGACCTCGGCATGCGCTTCCGCGATCGCGACGAGCCGTCGTCCGGCGGCGCGCTGGTCATGAAGGAAGTGATGCTGCCGATGTGCAGCCCCGGCTATCTCGGCGAGACCGACCCCGCTGAAGGCAATACCATCATCCGCCTCGCCGAGACGCCGGGCGACTGGGCCGCTGACTACGCATCGCTGCTCACCGGGCGCCGCGGCGCGGCCAAGGGGCTCAGCTTCACCGATTATGCCGTCGTGGTGCAGGCGGCCCTGCTCGGCCAGGGCATCGCGCTCGGCTGGCTGACGGTGGCCTCGCACTGGTTATTGACCGGCGCGCTGGTCCCGGCGTCCGACCGGCTCACCACCACGCGCCGCATCTGCGAATTCCTGCCGCCGCGCAACCGGCCGATGCGCCCCATCGCTGCCGAGATCCGCGACTGGATCACCGCGCAGATGCGAAGCGAGATTGCCGCAATCGACCGGCTCTATCCCAAGCTCGGCGCGATGGCCGCCTGTTATTGATCCGACGAGATTGCGATGCGTTAGGGCAACGCGTCGTAATATCGATCCGGCAGATGATCACCGATGCCGGGCAGCAGTAACTGGGAGAGCCGACCGATCATATCCATGCGCCTGCTCGGGGAAAACCCTACGACGAGATTTTCAAGCTGCTGGGTTAGGCCAGCGAAGCCCCCGGTCGTCGGCAACGGCTCGTCGGAATTGCTGTTCGGCGCAAGTTGACTGGCGACGAATTTCGCACCCGGGCCGCATGCCAAATAGCGCCCGACATGCTGGAAACCGAGCTGTGGTGGCGGGACGGTCGGGACGATATCGTTGCCGTGGACCAGGCGATAGGTCGTAGGCCCGAGCGTCGCGTTGTAGGCGGCCGCGGCATCGACGCGACAGACGCGCGGGCAGCCGTAAAGATAGACTTGCGGACGCGCAATCGCAGGCTCGCTACGCGCGCGATCGGCCGTGACGACGGCAAGTGCCGCTCCCAGGCTGTGTCCGGTGATGAATATGGGCGAGCCCGCGCCAGACGCCGCAATCAGCGCCGTTCGCACATCGTCCCAAACGGCCGCGGCGGCATCTTTGAAGCCTTGGTGGACATCGCCCTTCGGACGACCGAGATAGAAGTCACTGACCCAATTCTTGAGAATGAGCGGATCGGTGCCGGCGAACGCGACGATGGTCGCGCCGTCCCGCTGGGCGATAACGCCGCGGGTGTCCGAGACGGGGAGCGTCGATTTCGCGGGCTGCATCAACAGCTTGACGTTCGACAGCGTCCAGAAGCCGGACACCGCGGTAATCGTTTGCGGGACGTGGGTCTCGTAGGCGAGCTGCGACATCCACATCATCGCGCGCGCGACGTCAGGATCAAAATTGCCGGACGCCTTGTTGAAGTCCGCGAACGCGTTCCGATTGTATTCACTGAGAGGAAGTTCGACCAGGAAGCTCATGCGCAGCTCCTATAAATGGCCTGTGGCTGCAATGCGTCAGTCAAAATGCAATGCAGCCACTGTGGCACACACAGGAGCCGAAGACAATCTCCGCGAGCAAAGAGCCGAACTAACGCGGCCTTTAGGGAGACCCTGCCGTCCTATCGATGCTCGATCGCCCTGATTGCACCGCGCAGCTCAGCGAGGCCGCGCAGGCGGCCGATCGCGGTGTAGCCGGGATTGGTGCGCTTGGTGGCGGCGAGATCGTCGAGCATGCGGTGGCCGTGATCGGGCCGGAACACGATCCGCTTGTCGGGGGCGCGCCGCGCGTTCTCCTTCAAAAGCGCCTTGAGCACGGCGACCATGTCGACGTCGCCGTCGAGATGATCGGACTCGTAGAACGACAGGCCGTCTGCCTCGCGCTTGGTCGCACGCAGATGCGCAAAGGCAATGCGCGGGCCGAAGCGCTCGGCCATCTCAGGCAGGTTGTTCTCGGCGCGCACGCCGAGCGAGCCCGTGCACAGGCAGATGCCGTTCGCCTTCGATGGCACGGCGTCGAACAGCGCCTGGTAATCGTCGGCAGACGAAGCAATGCGCGGCAGACCGAACAGCGGCCGCGGCGGATCATCCGGATGCAGCGTCAGCGAGACGCCGAGTTGCTCGGCGACCGGCGCCACGCGCGCAAGGAATTCGGCGAGATGCTGCCGCAGGATTTTTGGCGTGATGTCGCGATAGGTCTCCAGCCGGTCGCGGAACTGCGGGATGGTCATCGGCTCGGTCGTCGAGCCGGGCAGCGCACTGGCGATGACCATGACGAGATAGTCGATGTCGGCCTGGCTCATCTTCTCGAATAGCGCTTTCGCGCGCGCCTGCTGCTCTGGCGAGTATTCCTGCGCGGCCGCAGGCCGCTCCAGGATATGCAGCTCGAACGCCGCAAAGCGGTCCTGGTCGAAGCGCATGGCGCGGGCGCCGTTCGGCAGCTCCCATTCGAGATCGGTACGGCACCAATCGACCACAGGCATGAAATTGTAGCAGATGATCTTGATGCCGCTGGCGGCCACCGCCTCCAGGCTAGCGATCCACGCTTCGATGGATTTGGTCGCCTTAGCCCCGAGCCGCTTGACGTCGTCAGGGATCGGAATCGATTCCACCACCGACCAGGTCAATTGCGAGCGGCCGGGCTGGCCGTTCTCGATGAAATTCTTGCGCTCCTCGACCGCCTTGCGCGTCCAGGCCTCCCCGATCGGCACCTGATGCAGCGCCGAGACGATGTCGCTCGCCCCGGCCTGCCTGACGTCATCCAAGGACACCGGATCATCCGGACCGTACCAGCGCCATCCTTCGAGCATCATCGAAATTCTCCCAAAGCGTTTTCGAGCGAAGTGGGTACCGGTTCGCGTGAAGAAAACGCGTCAAACAAGAATCTAGAGTCCCGTTCCGATTCCATCGGAACGGGGCTCTAGGATCAGTTCGCGGTCAGCACGACCTTGACACTCTGCGAGCGGTCGAGCGCCAGCCGCAGCGCATCCGGCGCGGTCGACAGCGGCCGCTCGGCGGTGACCAGCGACAGCACATCGACGCTGCCTGCGCCGATCAGTTCCACCGCGGTCATGAACTCGAATCCGAAGCGGAACGAGCCGCGCAGGTCGATCTCCTTGGCCATCACCGCGTTCGACGGCGTCGGGATCTGGCCGCCCGGCAGATTGCCGATCTGCACCACGACGCCGCCACGCCTGACGATGCCAATGGCGCTCGCAAGGCCGGCGGCCGTACCCGAGACTTCGAAGGCGACGTCATAGGGACGCGTCGCGGCCTGCGCCTTCAGGCCCTCTTCCCCACCCGACACGTTCTCGACGTGGGACGCACCAAGCTTGGTCGCGAAAGCGAGCGGCGCCGGCGCGATGTCGGCGACCGTAATGTCGGCCATGCCGGCGCGGTGCGCGGCGAGCATGATCAGAAGCCCGATCGGGCCGGCGCCGAAGATGATGCCGCGCTTGCCTTCGATGTTGCCGGCGCGTGCCACCGCGTGCAGGCAGACCGCGAGCGGCTCGGCGAGCGCCGCGGCCTGATAGGAGACGTGATCCGGAATCTTCACGCACTGCGCCGGGATCGCATCGAAATAATTGGCAAAGCCGCCCTGCATGTGCGGCGTCTTCGAGGCCGAGCCCATGAAGTAGATGTTCTCGCAAAGATTGGGCCGGCCTTCGCGGCAGGCGACGCAATGGCCGCACCAGCGCGACGGATTGACGGCGACGCGGTCGCCGACCTTCAAATTGGTGGCGGAGCCTGCGATCTCCACGACCTCGCCCGAGATCTCGTGGCCCAGCACCAACGGCGACTTCACCACGAAGTCGCCGGTGCGGGCATGCCGGAAGTAGTGCATGTCGGAGCCGCAGATGCCGCCGGCGCCGAAGCGGATGCGCACCATCCCGTCCGCGAGCTTGTCGAGCGGATGCTCAATCATGCGCAAATCTTCGGGGCCGAACAGGGTTGCGGCGAGAGCTACGGAGGTCATTTGGAGAGTCCCATATATTTAGGCAGCCAGAGGGTCAGTTCGGGAATGTAGGTGATTGCGATCAGCGCGAGCAGCAGCGGCACCAGCCAGGGCAGGATCGCGACCGTCGTGCGCTCGACCGAGAGCTTGGCGACGCGAGCGAGCACGAACAGCACCATGCCGAGCGGCGGATGCAACAGGCCGATCATCAGGTTCAGCGTCATGATCAAGCCGAAATGGATCGGATCGATGCCGAGCTTGAGCACGATCGGCAGCAGGATCGGCACCAGGATGGTGATCGCCGCCGTGGTGTCGATGAAGCAGCCGACGAAGAGGATCAGGATGTTGGCGAGCGCCAGGAACACCCATTTGTTATGGGTGATGCTGAGCATCCAGTCCGACAGCATCTGGGCGGCCTGCGACACCGTCAGCAGCCAGGCGAAGATCGACGCCGCCGTGACAATGAAGAGCACCGAGGCCGTGGTCTCGATGGTGTCGAAGGTCGCCTTCGCCACCGTCTTCAGGGTCATGGTGCGATAGCGGACGAGGCCGAGGAACAGCGACCAGATCACGGCGGCGACCGCGGCTTCCGTCGGCGTGAACCAGCCGAGCGTCATGCCGCCGATCAGGATCACCGGCGCCATCAGCGCCATCACCGCCGAGAAGTCGAAATACCAGTCGATGATGAGCAGCGTGCCGAGACCGATGACGACCGCCATGTTGGTCGACATGCCCGCCATCACCATCAGCCAGATCGCGAGCGGGAACGCCAGCACGATCGCGATCTCGAGGCCGGCCGAGCCGAGCTGCGGCCAGGAGAACGGCGTGTCGCTGCCCCATTTGTTCTTGTGCGCGAAATAGGTGACCGTCGCCATCATCAGCAGCGTCATGACGATGCCGGGAATGACGCCGCCGAGGAACAGCGCGCCGATCGAGACATTGGCCATCATGCCGTAGATCACGAAAGGCAGCGACGGCGGGATGATCGGGCCAAGCGTTGCAGACGCCGCAGTGACGCCGACCGAGAATTCGGTGGAGTAGCCGTGGTCCTTCATCGCCTTGATCTCGATGGTGCCGAGACCGGCGGCGTCCGCAATGGCCGTGCCGGACATGCCGGAGAAGATCACCGAGCCGATGATGTTGACGTGACCGAGGCCGCCGCGCATCCAGCCGACCAGCGCGACTGCGAACTTGTAGATGCGGCCGGTGACGCCGGCGATGTTCATGAGATTGCCGGCGAGGATGAAGAACGGCACGGCGAGCAGCGGAAAGCTCTCGACGCCGGCGATCATGCGCTGCGCCAGCGTGACGTCGGGCGTCACGCCGCTGACCAGGATGTAGAGTAGCGACGACGCAGCCATGGCGATCGCCACGGGAACGCCGATCAGCATCAGGATGAGGAAGCCCCCAAGCAGCAACAGCATGATACTATCCTTCAAAACCGTCGTAGGCGCCGGGGCGTTCGAGGATCGAATAGCCCTGCCGCAGATGCTGCAGCGCCACCTGCAGCGAGCGCACGAACATCAGCACGAAGCCGGCGAGCACGGCGTAATAGACGTAGTCCTTGGGAAGATTGATCGTGGTCATTGACTCATCGCCGATGATCTGGATGTAGACCCAGACCAGCTTGATGGCGTAACCGAAGAAGGCGATCCGGATCAGGTCGATCAGTGTGGACATCGTGCGCGCCACCATGTGCGGCAGGTAGCGGTAGATCAGGTCGACCTGGATATGCCGCGACAGCCGCACACACATCGAGGCGCCGATGAAGACCACGCCGATCAGGCAATAGGTCGCGATCTCCTCGGTCCAGGCATAGCTGTCGTTGAGGACGTAGCGGGTGAAGAACTGGAGGAAGACGGCAAGCGCCATCACCCAGAAGATCACCAGCGCCACCCAGTCCTCGAAGGCGTAGATGCCGAGATCGACCTTCGGCGTCGCCTCCTCCTCGAAGGTGTGGGCGATCTCGTCCGCGGTGATCTGCCGGTGTATTTCGGCGGTGGACATGGGTGTGCTCCTCCTCAAATCGTCGTTCCGGGGCGACGCGTCAGCGTCGAACCCGGAACGACGAGATTCCGGGTTCTCGCTTCGCGAGCCCCGGAATAACGGTCGTTGCTATTTGACGTCCTGAATCCGTTCCCAGTCGGCCTTGCGATAGCCAAAGGTCTCGAACGGAACGTTCTTCAGCACGATGTCGCGGAATTCGTTCTTGTCGACCTCGGTCACGGTCAGGCCCTTCTCCTTGAAGAAGGCGACCAGCTTGGCCTCGTTCTGCTTGATCTCGGCGGTCGCCTTCGCAGCGGCCTCCTGCGCGACGTCGGTGAAGATCTTCTTGTCTTCGTCGGAGAGCTTCTTCCAGAGCGCGCCCGCCACCACCGTGTTGAGGTGGTCGACGATGTGGCCGGTGAGCACGATGTGCTTCTGCACCTCGTAGAACTTCTTGGCCTCGATCGTGGTCAGCGGGTTCTCCTGCGCCTCGACCGTGCCGTTCTGCAGCGCGAGATAGACTTCGGCGAAGGCGATCGGCGCGGTGTTGGCGCCGCAGGCGCGCGGCATGGCCAGATAAGCCGGCACGTCAGGCACGCGCATCTTCAGGCCCTTGAGGTCGGCGCAGCTCTTGATCGGCTTGTTCGACGAGGTCTGGCGCACGCCATAATAGGTCACCGCGATGATGTGGTGGCCGCTCTTGTCCTCATAGCCCTTGGCGAGCTCCCTAAAGATGTCGCTCTTGGTGTAGGCAAGCAGATGATCGGCATCGCGGAAAGTGTAGGGATAGTAGGTCACCCCGATCGGCGGAAAGCTCTTGGCCGCGAAGCTCGAGCCGGAGATGATGATATCGACCGAGCCGAGCGAGAGGCCCTGGTTGATGTCGGCCTCTTTGCCGAGCTGCGACGCCGGATAGACGTCGATCTGGTAGCGCCCGTTGGTGCGCTTGCCGATCTCCTGCGCGGCCCACACTGACGCGCTATGGAACGGCTCCGAGGTCTCGTAGACATGGGCCCATTTGAGCTTGGTCTGCGCCATGCCGGAACTGGTCGCCGCGACCATCGCCGCGACCGAAGCCGCCAGCACCATCGTCATCTTCTTCAACATCGACTTATCCTCCACTGACTAAAGTCTGCTTCTTGTTCGCCCACACCTGAAACGGATGCAGGCCGCCCAATCTCATCGCCGCCGCGCGCTGCTGCTCTTGACCTGCTTTTTGGCCTGCTTCTTCGCCGCTCGCTTTGGTGTTGCCGGCTTGGCCTGATGTCGCTCCGCCCGGCCCCGCCCGGCAGACGAGGCCGCTGCGGCAGTCTCGGCGCCAAAATTCTGCGCGAAGCGCTCCTGCGAGCGCGCCAGATGCTTTCGCATGGCCTCGCGCGCGCTGTCCGGATCGTGCGCCGCGATCGCATCGCGCACGGCGCGGTGCTCGTCGAGCGCGGTACGCCACGTGCCGGGGCTTTCGAAATAATG
The genomic region above belongs to Bradyrhizobium arachidis and contains:
- a CDS encoding sialic acid TRAP transporter substrate-binding protein SiaP, which gives rise to MVLAASVAAMVAATSSGMAQTKLKWAHVYETSEPFHSASVWAAQEIGKRTNGRYQIDVYPASQLGKEADINQGLSLGSVDIIISGSSFAAKSFPPIGVTYYPYTFRDADHLLAYTKSDIFRELAKGYEDKSGHHIIAVTYYGVRQTSSNKPIKSCADLKGLKMRVPDVPAYLAMPRACGANTAPIAFAEVYLALQNGTVEAQENPLTTIEAKKFYEVQKHIVLTGHIVDHLNTVVAGALWKKLSDEDKKIFTDVAQEAAAKATAEIKQNEAKLVAFFKEKGLTVTEVDKNEFRDIVLKNVPFETFGYRKADWERIQDVK
- a CDS encoding lipase family protein — encoded protein: MSFLVELPLSEYNRNAFADFNKASGNFDPDVARAMMWMSQLAYETHVPQTITAVSGFWTLSNVKLLMQPAKSTLPVSDTRGVIAQRDGATIVAFAGTDPLILKNWVSDFYLGRPKGDVHQGFKDAAAAVWDDVRTALIAASGAGSPIFITGHSLGAALAVVTADRARSEPAIARPQVYLYGCPRVCRVDAAAAYNATLGPTTYRLVHGNDIVPTVPPPQLGFQHVGRYLACGPGAKFVASQLAPNSNSDEPLPTTGGFAGLTQQLENLVVGFSPSRRMDMIGRLSQLLLPGIGDHLPDRYYDALP
- a CDS encoding LysR family transcriptional regulator codes for the protein MPELRRMLPSSNALFVFDAAARNGSFTAAAAELNVTQPAVSRMLGQLEEHLGVRLFDRKAGRAVLTEEGELLYRRVLDGFRSIESGLVEIERRRKGTETVTLSVSSAFTTHWLMPRIDKLQKQFPQVDLRFQLISGALRGPVENVDLGMRFRDRDEPSSGGALVMKEVMLPMCSPGYLGETDPAEGNTIIRLAETPGDWAADYASLLTGRRGAAKGLSFTDYAVVVQAALLGQGIALGWLTVASHWLLTGALVPASDRLTTTRRICEFLPPRNRPMRPIAAEIRDWITAQMRSEIAAIDRLYPKLGAMAACY
- a CDS encoding TRAP transporter large permease, translating into MLLLLGGFLILMLIGVPVAIAMAASSLLYILVSGVTPDVTLAQRMIAGVESFPLLAVPFFILAGNLMNIAGVTGRIYKFAVALVGWMRGGLGHVNIIGSVIFSGMSGTAIADAAGLGTIEIKAMKDHGYSTEFSVGVTAASATLGPIIPPSLPFVIYGMMANVSIGALFLGGVIPGIVMTLLMMATVTYFAHKNKWGSDTPFSWPQLGSAGLEIAIVLAFPLAIWLMVMAGMSTNMAVVIGLGTLLIIDWYFDFSAVMALMAPVILIGGMTLGWFTPTEAAVAAVIWSLFLGLVRYRTMTLKTVAKATFDTIETTASVLFIVTAASIFAWLLTVSQAAQMLSDWMLSITHNKWVFLALANILILFVGCFIDTTAAITILVPILLPIVLKLGIDPIHFGLIMTLNLMIGLLHPPLGMVLFVLARVAKLSVERTTVAILPWLVPLLLALIAITYIPELTLWLPKYMGLSK
- the uxuA gene encoding mannonate dehydratase — encoded protein: MLEGWRWYGPDDPVSLDDVRQAGASDIVSALHQVPIGEAWTRKAVEERKNFIENGQPGRSQLTWSVVESIPIPDDVKRLGAKATKSIEAWIASLEAVAASGIKIICYNFMPVVDWCRTDLEWELPNGARAMRFDQDRFAAFELHILERPAAAQEYSPEQQARAKALFEKMSQADIDYLVMVIASALPGSTTEPMTIPQFRDRLETYRDITPKILRQHLAEFLARVAPVAEQLGVSLTLHPDDPPRPLFGLPRIASSADDYQALFDAVPSKANGICLCTGSLGVRAENNLPEMAERFGPRIAFAHLRATKREADGLSFYESDHLDGDVDMVAVLKALLKENARRAPDKRIVFRPDHGHRMLDDLAATKRTNPGYTAIGRLRGLAELRGAIRAIEHR
- a CDS encoding L-idonate 5-dehydrogenase; this encodes MTSVALAATLFGPEDLRMIEHPLDKLADGMVRIRFGAGGICGSDMHYFRHARTGDFVVKSPLVLGHEISGEVVEIAGSATNLKVGDRVAVNPSRWCGHCVACREGRPNLCENIYFMGSASKTPHMQGGFANYFDAIPAQCVKIPDHVSYQAAALAEPLAVCLHAVARAGNIEGKRGIIFGAGPIGLLIMLAAHRAGMADITVADIAPAPLAFATKLGASHVENVSGGEEGLKAQAATRPYDVAFEVSGTAAGLASAIGIVRRGGVVVQIGNLPGGQIPTPSNAVMAKEIDLRGSFRFGFEFMTAVELIGAGSVDVLSLVTAERPLSTAPDALRLALDRSQSVKVVLTAN
- a CDS encoding TRAP transporter small permease, with the protein product MSTAEIHRQITADEIAHTFEEEATPKVDLGIYAFEDWVALVIFWVMALAVFLQFFTRYVLNDSYAWTEEIATYCLIGVVFIGASMCVRLSRHIQVDLIYRYLPHMVARTMSTLIDLIRIAFFGYAIKLVWVYIQIIGDESMTTINLPKDYVYYAVLAGFVLMFVRSLQVALQHLRQGYSILERPGAYDGFEG